From Anopheles darlingi chromosome 2, idAnoDarlMG_H_01, whole genome shotgun sequence, the proteins below share one genomic window:
- the LOC125948300 gene encoding proteasome activator complex subunit 4B-like isoform X1: MADALSTESLATAATMDVVSSASTTMDDESSDSGEQNRPKRNERIEKLGFKPQKELFCNKFLPYADQLDDESQAMLVTVKNNLGKAVAMRDIGLGAAKAVRQLITYLRLYGMKFSKEDHIKFVKLLLEMLVIPKLDPKMLARISDAIYVLLKKREYISPEELQVEWRPLYDLFQLVITRKNKRGELFNTLAKSGKAKESKIPPQLSQLLAVATEMGFDVSALVQFAGGVPKAPDEDAQNELAIQYVAEVCSPYFAPSSTQELLDELLPRLQPLDNGSHCEEMTMLNIFLNYERGYELWFEKLMHIWDTYHNPAWGSDLMNMFASVAAKNIGHIDWEPYIPVMFARITRSIDFPVNYNSTQKLGRNALMPDSIATWIVSALGPKSSAQRYLNKFMSTIESYLHPANMGKWTTMLADIVLVLPRCFIERLVIERYRKGHHIRPVPNDRKLTEECITAFVECMKPVVFQAMYSRINLQDVSKVMQHLADLRPALIIPPIIERVYSSLDSLTEPHKLTATMYGLIGVARALVSGHKGYTEGRTHVIPMLFAMLPGIDRNDLKKTMSTFQFLSSVMFLIPVIDCSKAGEFHTNMTDDERMLCEQTAEFESFVLQYLDRIFLLIEGSSVNNVRMEQSDADSTHSRMEMTAEALVLHCTHNILGQCSEPIIAAASRKLLEFVQTSILEPRVAGQMVGCLIRVFARLNGKQIFRVLMPHILRSLEAYMDEHENVHELEKHNDEVLYYLVLLANLVRGDPQVLCQHLDELLPTLDKLITFKCTRVARYVSLIVGSIMNILSTLQMTDVRNSPDCFLKPLAEVLPVKRWGEKMASDAKVDCWIQPDAVMRDACERLLHRYLPAQLERIERHTAGEVKLSREDLNRSLMLVLALIRCSNFLPNWNDEEPIVLFESCLTTDDLHLNVMLGFEGLEIRMHDGSNVRRTIIRVIGRLQDAMLRTSEDDTQSLKSIINLYERVLLRKHANSSYDTQMRTFNLTRRYQTYRLTRCKRDVRALVYSRALIQQDARDEVSVPLLTGTHVEVLHKLFDLAISYYATVRITAQNKLQSMLAIFPQSCRLLTDRIVQCLQLDANEHHEKFKGILYLLYMKRRERMITINNWEYLGRVWIALLRSKLSEKPSVVRLLDSITDVILNEAPTYMLEVDVEERTVELALALRTSTADQLDLAAGLAFRERENKRNRDHYDRLVSDILTSVENYKLHRLYHYLATVMLVNLSHPYVAHPPAVVRHAVHGLIHDSISERKLSLRLLLQIFRQQKRPRKKIPMNPLAIAAMRRGGASSEEVIPPNPGSNVTPGYREDNLWLQYDREKVPTCQAEWDEPRYIYSNEGCFGWTKDFAVYAPSAEHPKLDRTVDEMNPQERIIFEFFQQQDHVDRLIKYWSLEEKKGKDKFSSSRMVLVKMVMKVFGDQLLGRFMCHLQRLIEDKSSESSHRCSAEVMTGIMRGAKHWPYEKTRAMYEQMVPLIRLAMDNVTVDTDGYWGTCFATSAQSMDPSKQYWLHEVLLENPLQDASSFSDCNRLYFLQGAFNQHVWRMASVAHRLLDYLKPHLNHPFQSKRERLGNTLINIFEGDLRFVGHERFPISPQRPDMFAYVMPKVAILLEQDPEVPKPVVEGEANMEVDGASSVTSSECSEYAKAVRLFKTVAHWTTYTICRCSNGNEPEYFDLLPIACRLERSEQDQELRSICTLLLAVVSQALTLPSCMDVALNKIDEISKMPFWSARRSVIDVLQVQTFYNMTTILSRPEWKAKVQEIVLRLLGDSVVEVREKAAEVLCGLVHCSFLTATEELLELFQGKCRTKMIRTRRLRVEQQQSCSSEANKADSVEAKAVIARHTGVLGLCAFISAYPYEVPEFVPTVFEHLGAHLNDPQPIPATIRKTMGDFKRTHHDNWEIHKLKFTEDQLAVLSDLSIPPSYYA, encoded by the exons ATGGCGGATGCGCTGTCGACGGAATCGCTGGCCACGGCTGCAACCATGGACGTTGTATCGTCcgcttcgacgacgatggacgatgagAGCAGTGATAGCGGAGAGCAGAATCGGCCCAAGCGAAATGAACGGATCGAGAAGCTGGGCTTCAAGCCCCAGAAGGAGCTGTTCTGCAACAAGTTTCTCCCGTACGCCGATCAGCTGGATGACGAGTCCCAGGCCATGCTGGTCACCGTTAAGAACAATCTGGGCAAAGCGGTGGCTATGCGTGATATCGGGCTTGGAGCCGCGAAGGCCGTGCGGCAGCTAATTAC GTACTTGCGACTGTATGGGATGAAGTTTTCCAAAGAAGACCATATCAAGTTCGTGAAGTTGTTGCTCGAGATGTTGGTCATCCCGAAGCTCGATCCGAAGATGCTGGCCCGTATAAGTGATGCGATCTACGTGTTGCTAAA AAAACGCGAGTACATCAGCCCTGAGGAGCTACAGGTCGAGTGGCGTCCCTTGTACGATTTATTCCAGCTCGTGATAACGCGAAAGAACAAGAGAGGTGAACTGTTCAACACGCTGGC GAAgagcggaaaagcgaaagaaagcaaaatacCACCGCAGCTGTCGCAGTTACTAGCCGTCGCGACCGAGATGGGCTTTGACGTGTCCGCCCTTGTACAGTTCGCCGGAGGAGTCCCGAAAGCACCGGATGAGGATGC GCAAAACGAATTGGCAATACAATACGTGGCGGAGGTTTGTTCTCC ATACTTTGCACCATCCTCGACACAAGAGCTGCTGGACGAACTGTTGCCTCGGCTGCAGCCTCTGGACAATGGCAGCCACTGCGAGGAGATGACGATGCTGAACATTTTCCTCAACTACGAACGGGGCTACGAGCTGTGGTTCGAAAAGTTGATGCACATATGGGACACGTACCACAACCCCGCCTGGGGATCTGATCTGATGAACATGTTTGCATCAGTTGCCGCCAAGAATATTGGCCACATTGACTGGGAACCATACATTCCGGTAATGTTTGCTCGCATAACGCGCTCCATAGACTTTCCCGTCAATTACAACAGTACGCAGAAGCTTGGCCGAAACGCGCTGATGCCGGATTCGATAGCGACCTGGATTGTGTCGGCGCTCGGGCCGAAGAGCAGCGCCCAGCGCTACCTGAACAAGTTCATGTCAACCATCGAATCGTACCTGCATCCGGCCAACATGGGCAAGTGGACGACAATGCTGGCCGAcatcgtgctcgtgctgccGCGCTGCTTCATCGAACGGCTGGTCATCGAGCGGTATCGTAAGGGGCACCACATCCGCCCTGTACCGAACGATCGGAAGCTAACGGAGGAATGCATAACGGCGTTCGTGGAGTGCATGAAACCGGTCGTGTTTCAGGCGATGTATTCACGCATTAATCTGCAGGATGTGAGCAAAGTGATGCAACATCTGGCCGATCTGCGACCCGCGCTTATCATTCCACCGATTATCGAGCGCGTGTACAGCAGTCTGGATTCGCTGACGGAACCGCACAAGCTCACGGCGACCATGTATGGGTTGATAGGTGTGGCGCGTGCCCTCGTTTCGGGCCATAAGGGCTACACCGAGGGCCGGACGCATGTCATTCCAATGCTGTTCGCTATGCTGccgggaatcgatcgaaacgatctgAAGAAAACAATGAGCACATTCCAGTTTCTTTCTTCCGTCATGTTCCTGATACCGGTGATCGATTGTTCGAAGGCGGGCGAATTCCACACCAACatgaccgacgacgagcggATGTTGTGCGAGCAAACGGCCGAATTCGAGAGCTTCGTTCTGCAGTATCTCGATCGGATCTTTCTGCTTATCGAGGGCAGCTCGGTCAATAACGTGCGCATGGAGCAATCGGACGCTGACTCAACGCACTCGCGCATGGAGATGACGGCCGAGGCGCTGGTATTGCACTGCACCCACAACATACTGGGCCAGTGTTCGGAGCCGAtcattgctgctgcctcaCGCAAATTGCTCGAATTCGTGCAGACGAGCATCCTCGAACCGAGGGTGGCCGGACAGATGGTTGGCTGCCTGATACGGGTGTTTGCGCGCCTTAACGGAAAGCAAATCTTCCGCGTATTGATGCCACATATCTTGCGCTCGCTTGAAGCGTACATGGACGAGCATGAGAATGTGCACGAGCTTGAGAAGCATAACGACGAGGTGTTGTACTATCTTGTGCTGCTGGCAAATCTGGTGCGCGGTGATCCGCAAGTCCTTTGCCAGCATCTCGACGAGTTGCTGCCGACGCTGGATAAACTGATCACGTTCAAGTGCACGCGAGTCGCTCGCTATGTATCGCTCATCGTTGGTAGCATTATGAACATCCTGTCTACGCTGCAGATGACCGATGTGCGCAACAGCCCCGATTGCTTCTTGAAACCGCTAGCCGAGGTGTTACCGGTGAAGCGGTGGGGTGAAAAGATGGCATCCGATGCCAAGGTCGATTGTTGGATACAACCGGATGCGGTGATGCGGGATGCATGTGAACGTCTGCTGCATCGTTACTTGCCAGCGCAACTAGAGCGGATCGAGCGTCATACTGCGGGAGAAGTAAAGCTTTCGCGCGAGGACCTGAACCGAAGCCTCATGCTCGTCCTGGCGCTCATTCGTTGCAGCAACTTTTTGCCGAACTGGAACGACGAGGAACCGATCGTGCTGTTCGAGTCGTGCCTTACCACTGACGATCTGCATCTGAATGTGATGCTTGGGTTTGAGGGGCTCGAGATACGCATGCATGACGGTAGCAACGTGCGGCGCACGATAATTCGCGTCATTGGACGCTTGCAGGATGCGATGCTGCGCACTTCCGAGGACGATACGCAATCGTTGAAATCGATCATTAACCTGTACGAGCGAGTGCTGCTGCGAAAACACGCCAACAGTTCGTACGATACGCAGATGCGCACGTTCAATCTTACCCGACGCTATCAGACGTACCGGTTAACACGCTGCAAGCGTGACGTGCGTGCCCTTGTGTACTCACGCGCCCTCATTCAGCAGGACGCTAGGGACGAGGTTAGTGTGCCGTTGCTGACCGGTACCCACGTGGAGGTGCTGCACAAACTGTTCGATCTGGCCATCTCATACTATGCCACCGTACGCATTACGGCTCAGAATAAGCTACAATCGATGCTGGCGATCTTTCCGCAAAGTTGTCGCCTGCTAACCGATCGCATTGTCCAGTGTTTGCAGCTCGATGCCAACGAGCATCACGAGAAGTTTAAGGGCATACTTTACCTGTTGTACATGAAGCGCCGCGAGCGTATGATCACGATCAACAACTGGGAGTACTTGGGGCGCGTGTGGATAGCGTTGCTGCGATCGAAGCTATCGGAGAAACCGTCGGTCGTTCGTCTGCTCGACTCGATCACCGATGTAATCCTGAACGAGGCGCCCACCTATATGCTGGAGGTTGATGTCGAGGAGCGGACTGTCGAACTGGCCCTCGCTTTGCGAACATCGACCGCTGATCAGCTCGATCTGGCCGCCGGTTTGGCCTTCCGAGAGCGGGAAAATAAACGTAACCGAGATCATTACGATCGGCTGGTAAGCGATATACTGACGTCTGTGGAGAACTATAAGCTGCATCGGCTCTATCACTACCTGGCGACGGTGATGCTGGTCAACTTGAGCCATCCGTATGTCGCTCATCCGCCGGCCGTGGTGCGTCATGCTGTGCACGGATTGATACATGATTCCATTTCCGAACGCAAATTGTCCCTCCGGCTGTTGCTCCAGATCTTCCGGCAGCAGAAACGTCCGCGCAAGAAGATCCCAATGAACCCGCTTGCGATCGCTGCCATGCGGCGTGGTGGAGCTTCGTCGGAAGAAGTGATTCCACCGAATCCGGGATCGAATGTGACACCCGGTTACCGGGAAGACAATCTGTGGTTGCAGTACGATCGCGAGAAGGTGCCGACCTGTCAGGCGGAGTGGGATGAACCGCGGTACATCTACAGTAACGAGGGTTGTTTCGGCTGGACGAAAGACTTTGCCGTGTACGCACCGAGCGCAGAGCATCCGAAACTGGACCGAACGGTGGATGAGATGAATCCCCAGGAGCGCAtcattttcgagtttttccagcagcaggatcacgtcgatcgattgatcaagTACTGGTCactggaggagaagaagggcaaGGACAAATTTAGCAGCTCGCGCATGGTGCTGGTAaagatggtgatgaaggtGTTCGGTGATCAGCTGCTCGGTCGCTTCATGTGCCACTTGCAGCGACTGATCGAGGACAAGTCGTCGGAAAGTAGCCACCGGTGTTCGGCCGAGGTGATGACGGGCATCATGCGTGGTGCCAAGCATTGGCCGTACGAAAAGACGCGTGCCATGTACGAGCAGATGGTGCCGCTAATACGGCTCGCGATGGATAACGTGACGGTCGATACGGACGGTTACTGGGGTACGTGCTTTGCCACGTCAGCTCAGTCTATGGACCCGTCCAAGCAGTATTGGCTACacgaggtgctgctggagaaTCCACTGCAAGATGCGAGCAGCTTCAGCGATTGCAATCGGCTCTACTTCCTGCAGGGTGCTTTCAACCAGCACGTGTGGCGTATGGCGAGCGTAGCGCACCGGTTGCTCGACTATTTGAAGCCACACTTGAACCATCCCTTCCAGAGCAAGCGTGAGCGGTTGGGCAATACACTGATCAACATCTTCGAGGGGGATCTGCGCTTCGTTGGCCATGAACGGTTCCCCATTTCGCCACAGCGACCGGATATGTTTGCGTACGTGATGCCAAAGGTGGCGATCTTGCTGGAGCAGGACCCCGAGGTACCGAAGCCCGTTGTCGAGGGTGAGGCGAACATGGAAGTCGATGGCGCATCATCGGTGACCAGCAGCGAGTGTAGCGAGTACGCCAAAGCAGTGCGACTGTTTAAAACAG TGGCCCACTGGACAACATACACCATCTGCCGGTGCTCGAACGGAAATGAGCCCGAGTATTTCGATCTGCTACCGATCGCATGCCGTCTTGAGCGTTCCGAGCAGGATCAGGAGTTGCGGTCGATCTGCACGCTACTGTTGGCCGTCGTTTCACAAGCCCTAACACTGCCAAGCTGCATGGACGTGGCGCTGAACAAGATCGATGAAATATCGAAAATGCCGTTCTGGTCCGCCCGTCGTTCCGTGATCGATGTGCTACAGGTGCAGACATTCTACAATATGACCACCATACTGAGCCGCCCGGAGTGGAAGGCGAAGGTTCAAGAGATCGTGCTTCGCCTGCTCGGTGATAGTGTGGTCGAGGTGCGAGAGAAGGCTGCCGAAGTGTTGTGTGGACTGGTGCACTGCTCCTTCCTGACTGCCACCGAGGAGTTGCTCGAGCTATTCCAGGGTAAATGCCGAACGAAGATGATCCGCACGAGGCGCCTTcgggtggagcagcagcaatcttGCTCCAGCGAAGCGAACAAAGCCGACAG TGTGGAAGCGAAAGCCGTGATCGCTCGGCATACCGGTGTGCTCGGGTTGTGTGCCTTTATCTCTGCCTATCCGTACGAAGTGCCTGAGTTCGTACCGACCGTGTTCGAGCATCTTGGGGCACATCTGAACGACCCTCAACCAATaccg GCTACGATCCGCAAGACGATGGGTGACTTTAAGCGAACCCATCACGACAACTGGGAAATTCATAAGCTCAAGTTTACCGAAGATCAGCTGGCGGTATTGAGCGACCTGTCGATTCCCCCATCATATTACGCCTAA